GGGGTACAATAAATAGAAGTCTGCTCtctgggaaagagaaggaaaataaactaCAGGCATAAGAGCTTTGCCGggatgcatgccaagttgcttcaatcgtgtccgactccttgtgaccctatggactgtcatcaggctccgctgtccatgggattctccaggcaagaatactggagcaggttgccatgccctcctccaggggatgtcctaaccctgcattggctggcaggttcttcactactagtgccacctgagataAGGGAGTGGTTCCCTAATACTTCCACTGAAATCTGAGGACTAAGTTAAGAAGGTGTCAGTTACAAAGAGTAATCTTTTGATTCCCAGTCCTGCTTACCTATGTCTTTATTATACTTTTATATCTTACATTTTGTAGTATTTCCAAGTATTGCAAGCAAAGCCATTTGTTGCTTCAAGCTTAAAAGGGGGGCTGGAAAAAATCTAGATAAATCGTAGCTGGTCTTTGAACTACATTATGAAAAccatttagaataattttttgtaatgagttttttaaaaaactgagggaaaaaatCCAAACTCAGATACtaagattttaaagaaataaaagtcaagTATAGTTGTGAAATGAATCAGACATTTTGGTGTTATGACTTGTGAATACAAAGTTTTGGTTCAAATGCCAAATTAATTTCCCAAGATCAGATAAGATGTCAATTACAAATCTGTCAAAGTCTGCCTCAAGACAGTCATAAAAAAGGCTTAATTATGAAGcttcaaaaagaaaaaccccTATGATTAAAGATCTTATCTCCTTTATTAAAATGAGGATTAGTCGATGCAAATTGGCTCTACTTTGAAGTGATCCTAGCAAACAAGCTACTGGAGTTACTGGAGAACTGACAAGATGTTACATTTTTAGAATCACTAATGAGGAATTAATAAGTCtccatttattaattaaaaataagaaattcctTACTTTGTGTTCTCCCAAACACCATTCATTGGCAAAAAAGAAACTCATAAATTATTCCTTATGAGAGAATACAGAATTTGTATATAGAATTCTAGGGCTCAGAAGAGTCTGCcataaacacacattttttttttaactgaagtacagCTGATGTACAATACAAATTAGttacatagtgattcacaatttttaagatTATCCTCCATTTATATTCATTACAGAATCCTGGGTAAATTCCCTAGtactatacaatatatccttgtagctgaTTTTATACCTAAAGGTTTGTGTCTCCTAACCCTCTATCTATCCCTATACTGCCCCTCCCCTCTTATCTCTCTGCattagtaaccactagtttgttctcttggagaaggcaatggcaacccactccagtactcttgcctggaaaatcccatggatggaagagcctggtaggctgcagtccatggggttgcgaagtcggacacgactgagcgacttcactttcactttccactttcatgcattggagaaggaaatggcaacccactccagtgttcttgcctggggaatcccagggacgggggagcctggtgggctaccgtctatggggtcgcacagagtcggacacgactgaagcgacttagcagtagcagcagcagtttgttctctgtatctatgaaacATCCTTCTTATATCTAGATATAGAGATCTTTAtagattcaaaaaattaagatcatggcatccagtcccatcacttcatggcaaatagatggggaaacagtggctgactttatttttgggggcttcaaaatcactgcagattatgactgtagccatgaaattaaaagacgcttactccttggaaggaaagtttttaatattctagacagaatattaaaaagcagagacattactttgacaccaaaggtccatctagtgaagtctatggtttttccagtagtcatgtatggaagtgagagttggactataaagaaagctgagcacagaataattgatgcttttgaactgtggtgttggagaagactcttgagagtcccttgtattgcaaggagatccaaccagtccatcctaaaggagatcagttctgggtgttcactggaaggactgacgttgaagctgaaactccaatactttggccacctgatgtgaagagctgactcatctgaaaagaccctgatgctgggaaagattgagggcagaaggagaaggggatgacagcggacaagatggctggatggcatcactgactccatggacatgagtttgggtaaattccggaagttggtgatataCGGAGAGGCCTAGCACGCTgtggttcacagggtcacaaagagtcggtcactactgagtgactgaactggaaacTGAAATAGATATCTATATCCATGACTCACCCTTCTTAAAaatttgtgcaaaaaaaaaaaaatgggcttccctggtggctcagacggtaaagcatctgcctgcaatgtgagagacctgggttcagttcctgggttgggaagatcccctggagaaggaaatggcaatccactccagcactcttgcctggaaaatcccatagacagaggagcgtgataggctacagtccattaggtcgcaaagagttggacacaactgagggacttcactttcactctaaaATAGCTTCATGGTTGGTTTTGAAAGGTCTGTGTCCCCCAAACAGCTACAAGTGACATTCCTACAAGATGCCATCCTACAACTGAGCGGCAGGCCCCTGGTTTATAGTGCAGTTTGAGAATAGCATACACTATGGACTAGAGCTCTCCACCCAACTTACATCATCTGTGTTACAAAACATGAAAGATAAATATTGGATCATGTGATTTGTTCCAGGTAGGTGTGTATGGACATGAAGGACAGAGTGGTTGAAACTTACATGaacagaagtttttatttttatatcataatCCAATTCTAATCTTTTCCATTGACCAAATCTGAAAAAAACTTACATTTTAGCTGTATTACGTTTACAAAAACATTCTTCCACATTACATTAGCACATTCCTCATGCTTTTATTCCAGTGTTCAgaaatttaatgaataaaatcatGGTACTGTGTCCCTTTTAATTACCTTCTTCAAATACGTATAAAGTCtaaattaaaaaacactgatCTGCAGTAATCTCCAAAGGCTCTGCCAAATTATTCTAAGGTTAGTATAAGCTGATATTTTCCATCATACAAAGATCATGGTAGGCAAGCGTGTTCacccttttctgctgagccaaGCTGGGCGAAGTCCCTCCTTAGAATTCTTCTTCTGCCTGTTTGCTGCGGGAACGCTGGAGCTGCTGGAGCCGCGCAACGGTTTCAGAGATCGTGCGCTCTCCGTGCACCTTATTGTCTCTGGTGCGGATATTGACAGTGCCGCCGGTTTTCTCTTTTTCACCAACAACTAAATCAAAACCCAGAAAACTTTTGTTAGGTGAAAATTTTCCTACTGAATATTCAAACAGAAATCCACCCTGTAGCTTCTGATTCTTTAAAATGTACAGGTGACCACATCTACTCATGGAAACACAAAACCCAACCCACCATTCCGCAATGACTAGAACTGCTGTGCTTATTACCAAGTCACTTAATCCAGCCAACTTAATACAAATTCACCAGACGAAAAGTAGGAGGTGAAGGGGAGAAGATTTTTAGACAAACCTTTCAAGATTACTTGAAGCTTTCAAGTTTCCAAACCAAAATGTTCCTTTGTTGTATCAACAGAACAAACATACAGTTTGAGATCAGGACTGGAAAGACTACTGATGATCACAATTCCCTTAAGCCTCCATCTCCAAGTTTCAAGGTTTCCTAAGGTTTGGCAGGCTGTCTTTGGTAAGTCTCCTTTCTTACCTAGGATGAAGTTATATTGTGCTAACTGTGCATTTCTGATCTTCTTGTTCAATGTACAGCCTGGATCCAGATCAATGTCCACCATGAATTTAGCATCGTGGAATTGTTGCTGTACCTATTTAAACACAGAGAATTCTTCAGATCTCAAGGAGAATTATATTTTgatcttaaataattttatttagcaAACAATTTGGACAATTATGCAAACATTAAAAAGGAATGTTAACAAATATACTGAAGCATATATTATCATGATGTGGAACTACAAAACGATATATTGTTTGAGAGATAAACTGTGAATTAAATAAACCAGGTTAAATTTTCCATCCATCTGAAAACCAATTACCACTCAATAAGACAGAACGATCTGAACGGGTCATTTTTATTTCACTAATAGGTTGTTACGCTTTAGTGATCATTAACCAatgaacctcctgggattttatAAGTATGCAAATTTCAGAAAGGTTCTTACTTAGTTTATTACAGTGCCAGGATAAGACTACACTCTCAACTGTAACCTATTTCAAAGTATGAAGCACCAGTGCTTTTTTCCTTAACACGAGCCCTGTGCACATGTTAGTTGAGTTATTCTGCCACTGGGTAAGAAGCCTGGTAACTGCAGGCTATTTAACATCTCTGGTCTCTAGTCATTGAGGATTAATAGCAGTGCCCTCCCCCTACAACTCAGTATCATCAAAAATCCACCCCCAACACAATTTGAAATGCCACTCCATCCCCACGTGGAGAAACTCAGTGTTACAGTTGAAAAGTGAGTTAACTAAAACCGACCTTTTTTCTACCGTGAGCTTTCATAATGCATATACAATAAAGTAAAATCCGTTAACCATGGAAAGCATAACTGATTAAAACTACTGTGTGAGGTGATAGGAATACAGTGTATCTTGAATAGTCTGACTATCAgttgggttttttaaatgtttctttattaAAAGGCAGTTGAGACTCAAATGCAATTTATTCTGATCTGAACAcaggctgggtttttttttttttggttgcacagTGTGGTCTGTGATCTTagtgccccaaccagggattgaacccgtgctccCTTCAATGGAAGTgtggaggcttaaccactggactgacagggaagtccAATGTGGTGGTTTGATGCTACAATGTTATTCATTGATATATAGATTTTTGTCTAGCCAATTTATTACTTTCAGCTTGCAATTATGAAACCATGCTTTCTATTAATAACTCAACTTTTCATAATTTGAGATTCCTTAGCATGGAATTGCTGTATAACAGAATAGACTGTTCTACTCTTTAAGGTGTGAGGTATGAATGGATATTCGTACATCTGTTAGTAAGGTGGCTTTTTGGTAGGGAGGGCAAAGATTGCTCTGTCATACCatcaacttgaaaaaaaagtttcaaattaaagaaatgtgcgttagaaacaaaccaaaattaCTCTGAGTCAAAGAGCAGTTTATACTACATTATGCATTTGAATTTACGTGTCACACAATTTGCTAATATTAAAACTAAAACACACTTGATGTTTTAGTTTAGACTTCCAAATTAAGTCTACTCACCACAGAACCACATAAAAAAACATTAAAGAGGTAATATGATCTACTTAGGCTTACCAAGGACTGAAAATGTAAACACTTCTCTATATCACAGCAGCTTGACTTAGAAAGCATAGATATAATTTTTGAGATCTGAAAAGCTGAACAATAGCtattaaatttaaagaaagtCATACTTAAGGATTACCTTTTGGGCATATTCATCACATGTTGGTCCCACTGGAACTACCATTACCTGACGAGGGGACAGCCAGAAGGGCctttagaagaaataagaaaatatgtaaTGTGAATTTGGGAACGTTCTTCAACAAGGATAGCACAATTCTTAGTCTACTATTCAGTACCTTTTCCTAAAACATGCAAGGACCACTTCCAAAAACCTGGCTCTTTTTCCAATGTCCAATAAGGACTGAAGGGCAATTCAGGAgcagaaaaaagggaaaatctgTAACTAAGACTTGTCTTGCTAAGCAGAGAGAGCAAAGCAAATAGAGAGCTGGGACCATGCCCCATAATCCAACATAGCAGCTAACAGAAAACACCACGCACCTGCTGCTGGAGGGCTTAACACACTGACAAAGCAAAGCACTTAATGATTCAAGTTATTTTACCCCAAAGGTTATTTTATTCAAGTGTTACTGTATTACTCATTCTTCATGTAGGGACACAGACTGTGCCTTCAGTTTATTCAAGATCCATTTTGCAGGACTCAACAAATAGAAACTGTTAGTAACTGGTGATGGTACTTGGTAAAAGTGAGTGTGTTTTCACTGCTTATGAAAAGGGAGCCCACGTGCAGTTCTCCTTTCAGGGATTTCAGGTACCCAATCCCCACCTGCTGCAGACTCAAGCCAGTGCTGCTCCTGGTCCTGCCTCTATTTTCAAGTTATCTTGCTACAATTAAGGGAGTAATTGCTACAGTTAGGCTGGAGTAAGCCCCAAATtgcttccctcttggctcaggtgggaaagaatccacctgcaatgcgggaggattcgatccctgggttgggaagatcctggagaagggaaaggctacccactccagtattctggcctggagaattccatggactgtatagtcctgctgctgctgctgctgctaagtcgcttcagtcgtgtccgactctgtgcgaccccatagacagcagcccaccaggctcccccgcccctgggattccccaggcaagaatactggagtgggttgacatttccttctccaatgcatgaaagtgaaaagtgaaagtgaagtcgctcagtcgaatccgactcttcgcgaccccatggactacagcccaccaggctcctccatccatgggattttccaggctagagtactagagtggggtgacattgccttctgcactgtatagtccatggggtcgcaaagagtcagacacaactgagcgactttcattttcaccttcAAGCACCAAATTAGGCTGAATTTGGTGAGCACTAAATTCCACCCCAATtgtgggctcttccccacccactaCAGGTTTGGTAAAGCATCAGCTGAGGATCTCCCTATTCTCGAGATTGTGCAGAGAATACTGCCcatatttgttttgattttgtgaaatataactgaaaagaaattagcttatttcatttatacatatGACATCCCTGACTTAAAATGTCTGAACTAATCAAATTACAAATGAAACTGAAGTGACTGTAATGTAATGATGCAGGCTGTACAAAATGGGTGTTTCATAACCATTTCCTGTTTTCAACTGCCTTCCCAAAATGGGGCCCAGACAAAggtgataagaaaataaaatgcaagtaATGTGCTTATTATCTTGCCAGCAGAAACAAACATTTCTAGAAATGAGACACAAAAATGTTAATTGGTTTGGACTCTGTActttcaatcaaaaaaaaaaaaaaaaaaaaaaaaaaacaaacccaaaaactTGGCTTCTAAAGGGTCCAAAATGCTTATTTATTATGATCAGTAACACTGAACAAGGTACTGCTGAAAGCCTACTTTTGTTTACTCTAAAAACTAAGTTTTATAAGTTTCCAAAGTTACTTAGAAAGCAATCAAAACAATAAGCTTCTTACTGATTAATAACTCCTAATTAGAAAGCATTTATATAACGTTCAAACCAATCAACTGctaaaaataattacaaacatTCTTCTAGCTAAAAAATTTGGGTTTAGACTGTGATTCCTTATTTTTTAGTAAACACTTGTCATTAATTAGAAGTCAACAACTAGAATCATTGTCCCTTTCCATCACAGAACTACATTGGACAGCAGACATTTCTGACAGTTAATTTACAGCCTGgacaaaaacacaagaaaataatGACAGACATTACCATTTTCCCCCATAGTTTTCAGTGAGGATAGCAATCATTCTTTCCACTGACCCCAAGATGGCTCTATGGATAATGACTGGCTTTTTcttatcatcaccatcatggctagaaagaaaaaaaaaattgttttattttgtatatatgttcCTTTATGTCCTTATGGAAGAATATTCAGAGCAGACACTTAGAAACTCACCTTACAAAAGTAAGATTAAATCTAATGGGCAACTGAAAATCCAACTGTATTGTTGCACACTGGTGGTACCGCCCAATAGCATCTTTAATCTGGATGTCAATCTAAGATGCAAAGATTGGGTTCTATTAggggtgaatttttaaaaactttaaagtaaTCTCTCCTTCACCCGAACAGAAAAGACGTATTTCTCTCAATTAGACTTTGGTACTGACCTTTGGACCATAGAAAGCTCCATCTCCAGGATTTAATTCCCACTTTTCACCAAACTCATTCAGACTGTTTTCAAGTTGCTAAGGATAAaacaaaatgatttaaatttttgttcAAATGCAACTTCTTCCATCCTAATTTGAGACTAAAAATATTATAACTACTTTACGGGTTACTATtctttgctttacaattttgtccACCTAGACATACTCATACACAAACCCCTTTAAAGGTTACAGCGTgatgactaaaaaaaaaacacactcaaCCATGTCTAAAATAcaaaatcacagaggaaaaaacTGGCTTACACAAGCCTAGAAACCATTTCCAATCTTCTTTCGCTTTTATCCATTTAAAGAAGCTTGGCTTTCTCACATTATGGCGCAAGCCAATTTCACTCAAGTTAATTCTGAAGCTCACTGAAAGCCACCACTTACTTTCTCGGCTTGATCCCATACTTCAGCATCTCCAAGGAATTTTTCTGGGCGAGTAGACAGgttcagtttaaaagaaaatccaaatatgCTATATACTGTACGCAGAAAATCCAAACAACCTTTTATTTCATcctcaatcttaaaaaaaaaaggggggggggacaGTGATAATTTAATTTTCCTCAATTTTCTTGACATGTCTCAAAGTGTTTCACCCCAGTGTCTCATACCTGCTCGATGGCACAGAATATATGAGCATCATCTTGCTGGAACCTTCGGACCCGAGTGAGTCCTGTGAGTGCTCCTGACAGCTCATTCCTATGAAGCACCCCAAAATCAGCAACTCTCAGAGGCAACTCTCGCCAGGATCTTGGCCGATGATCAAACATGAGGCTAAAGAAGAGAGCAAAGTAAAATCCACTGACATTTAATTTCACAAGAACACAACTGCTTCTCTGATACTGCTAAGGAAGGCTGCCAAATACTGGATCTAGCTGTTCACACATCAAAAGTCTGGGCTTTTCTAAGCACTTGCATGAATAAAGCAGcaaataaattataatacaaCCATCCATGACCAAGCcagaataaaaaatgtatttccatTAAGTCTGAAGTCCTATCCTTGTGCTCTTTGAGGATGGCCTTTAAGGCTCATATTGTAAAGAAAATCTTAGCtatagaaacagtggaaatgaaaGTGTGTACTTGAGCTGTTGTCTTAtgcaagtcacttcaatcatgtccaactctttgctaccctatggactgtagcccaccagcgtcttctgtctgtgggacaggcaagaatacgggagtgggttgccattctcttctccaggagatcttcccaatctggggattgaacccgtgtctcttaacgTCTACCTGCACTGGTAGACGGGAgatttaccactgtgcctcctgTACTTTCTTACTGCTCCCCAAAGTGCTTTAGTTCCCGGTTAGTCTGAAAGTACTTCCGAAACTCTGAAGAACTTGGGAAGACTAAGAATAAACTTGAACTTGGGTCCCTGACTTACAAGCCAGGGCCAACACGGAGACTTGTCCGTTTCACGCCCTCTGCCCTCTGGGCCTGGTTGCTGGGACCAGTGCTAGGAGCTACGTCTTGGCCACCTGCAGCCAGCCACAGCTCTCCCTGGTTTGCCCTACGCTGCTCCTCACCCAGCTTCCAAGGATACAAAGTGAGCTGCCTAAAGGCAAGGAGGATTTTCCAAGGATGTCGATTCATCAGCAGGAGGTTATGATGCatgtatcttaaaaataaataaataaatgaaagtctcCCCTGTTCTGCATCCCCGGATGCTGCCCCAGTGCCACTCTTGAGTGTCTACAGATCTGAGGGTCTAGCTGGGCACAGACGACGTTACACCATTGCATTTATGATGTATTTAAATACTCTTCtgattacatctttttttttttttttaacatactttCAAAGGGGGAAAAACAATCTAGAAAATCTCTGAGAGAAACTCAAAACTGCTGAATACCAGTGTCCCGGGCAGTTCATGGGTTTCAGAGCAAACAGCTCCTTCTCCACTTCAAAGGAGAACATGTTCTCGCTGTAGTGCTGCCAGTGGCCCGAGGTCACCCAGAGCCGGCTATTATAGATGTTCGGGGTGACCACCTCCTGGAACCCTCGTTTCCTGTATTCACTCTGTTAGGAAACAGACACAACACACGTGTAGGGAATACATGCTTACACATCAGGTGCAAGGAACGATTTCACGAGCCATTTTGCACTATCTAGTGAAGTTCAAGGTGCACATCTTAAAATCTCGACGCTCCACTGGGAGGTATTCACAAAGAGGAAGCCCCTGCACACGGACAAGAGGAGGGTACTCCAGCACCATGGGCCACATGGGGGAAAGGGAGACGACGTCAGTGCGCCCAGCAAGGACATGGACACACTGTGGAAGTTATACGATGGATTAATACTGAACAGGTGAAAATGGACTAGATGTGTACTTATCCGAAATGAAAATCACAGGGCAGACTAATACACATCAAGACTTCATGCGTGTAACTTTGAAGCATACAAACACATAATTTAGATACATATTTATATGGGAGATGTAAAAACAACAGCACAAAAAGGATCCATCCATGCTAACTTTAAAATAGTATATAGTTTCTtcgaagaaaggaaggaagtagATCAGAAAGGAGTCTCAAAAGAGAGTTTCTCCCCGCTTACCATGTatgtattactcagctgttagttgctaagtagtgtgtgactctatggactacagcccgccaggctgctctgtccatgggatttcctaagcaagaatactggcgtaggttgccctttccttctccagaggatctttctgacctagaggtcaaacccatgtcttctgcattgacaggaggattctttaccactgagccaccagggaagcccatgtattactctacctcaataaaaaatcTGAAGCAAATATACCCCATTTGGATATGTTTTAATTAGGAGATGAGTACAGAGATACTGGTTGTGTTATTCTCTATAAATGTACGGTTGTCAcagtttacaaagaaaaaagtaatgtAAAGATTAActtgtttttcaaagaaaatacaaatgaacagtcagaaagccacagatctcccACATAAGGGGTTACAGGCCCCATTTCAAGCTCACCAGCTTGTCTCATGCACATATACCCAACTATATGGACTAGATCATGTATTAGGAGGAAAgaattttttatacattttatgagACCTAATACATccgttttcatttattctttaaagtCTTTCTTCTCAAACACAAGGTTatctttccctctgacagatctTATCTAATAAAATCAACTTATGTCTTTAATctatagaggaaaagaatgaatATGGCTTACCCTGATGAATTCAATAAGTGTGTTATAAATGTAGGCTCCCTTGGGCAGGAAGAAGCAACTCCCAGGGCTGAGTTCATGGAAGAAGTAGAGTTCTTGGTCCTGGGTATACAAAAGCAAAAGGAAGTTTATACGTATACATATGGATCATGCCCGGCACAGTGAACACACTTGTAGAAATGAGTATTTTTTACCGAACTTAACTTCCAGTTTAGAAAACATTTAGGAGTAGAGGAATAAAGAAAAGGACACCACAGAATCCACTACTGATGCTCTGTGTCATCTTGGGCAACAAGCAGATAAACGTTTCTGGGACTTAAGTTTCCATGTCTTTCAAGTAAGTCAGCGAGAGCAGAGAATTTCAAAAGCATCTCCCAGCTCTACGAAATGCTGCTATACTTCTTTTACAGAAAAGTATAGGCCATCAACATGTGTTCTCAATAAAAGAATTAGTTAAAATGAATTTCTGCACAGTACTGAACACACTCTAGAAAGACAATGTGGACAATGAGTAAGTAATTTACAGCTTTTCCAGGACAGTACAGTAAGTCCTTGAAAGCTACAGCACCTCTTCAGAATTAAATTCCCATTACCTGAtacaattatatttcaaatgaaaatctGGTCTACACACATTATTCTTTTAAACACACCCTTCCAATTTTCCTATGATCTCGGTTTTTAGCCTCCTCTTGGAACTTCTCCCATTCTTTCAGCATCTTAGGATCTGGAAACGAAATGCCATAAATTCTCTGTAGAGTCTCCATATCCGACTTGCCTTCCCAGTAGGTGGAGGAATTCTGAAAAAAGGGAATTACCATGAGATAATGTTCAAATTCTTAATATCTCATTTAAGAGTTACATGTTATTTCTCACAGTTACATTATGAGTCAAATTCATATTTAGCCCTTATTTCAAGAAAAATGGCATAAAAAGCCAACATGTAGTATATAAGCATCTCCCAGTTGCTGAGGTCTGTCCAGAGTGGTTGTACTCATTCCACAGGACGAAGCTAGTTGCTTAATCCTATCAAAATTGCCCAGTTCTCAATACCCACTGACATCACAACTCCACAAACAAAACTGACTTTAGAGGCACCTTTCTTTCACAAAAAGATTGAGCAAAAATGGAaaatcaaccaaccaaccaacaacaacaaaaatcttatTGGCATGATtagtttggttaaaaaaaagaacaacttggATAATTACCACCTTAGACATAACAAAAGGCAAAAGCATGCAACCTATAGAGAGTCGGTCTCAAAGCCTGACTGTGTGATTTTGTACGTTCCCCAAAAATCCACCACCATGTGCTCTGGTGATGGGTGGTGAGTCTCAGTCGCTGCTTGAGagaatttccattaaaaaaaaaaaaacaaaaaaacacaaaaaccagcTAGTGACATACAGTGCCCACAGTCAGCAGACAGCACAAGAAAAAAATCCACGCTTACGTCTGCAAGAGAAACATGGCTGCAAAGAGAAATGAATGCAAGTTTAAATAAACGTGACATCTTTAGTAGACAAGTGGGTCTACATAGAGCCTCCAAAGTTATACCGCTTACTTTGTGTATTTTCAAAGTCTTGATTTTGCCAGTGTGTCTGACATGAGGACCCCGGCAGAGATCTATCAAGGGGCCACACctgaagattgaaaaaaaaaaaaaaaaaaggaattttaacaAAGACTTAAAATGACATATACAATAGTAGTATTTAACGAAACTTGATAGTCTTACCTATAGACTGTGGTAGTTGGAGTATTCACCTTTTCATTCAAAATCCTGCATTTGAAC
The sequence above is a segment of the Capra hircus breed San Clemente chromosome 20, ASM170441v1, whole genome shotgun sequence genome. Coding sequences within it:
- the TARS gene encoding threonine--tRNA ligase, cytoplasmic, coding for MSEEQASSPSAKMGDEENPVGAGEEKQKEGSKKKNKEGSGDGGRAELNPWPEYINTRLELYNKLKAEHDSILAEKAEKDSKPIKVTLPDGKQVDAESWKTTPYQIACGISQGLADNTVIAKVNKAVWDLDRPLEEDCTLELLKFEDEEAQAVYWHSSAHIMGEAMERVYGGCLCYGPPIENGFYYDMYLEEGGVSSNDFSSLETLCKKIIKEKQAFERLEVKKETLLEMFKYNKFKCRILNEKVNTPTTTVYRCGPLIDLCRGPHVRHTGKIKTLKIHKNSSTYWEGKSDMETLQRIYGISFPDPKMLKEWEKFQEEAKNRDHRKIGRDQELYFFHELSPGSCFFLPKGAYIYNTLIEFIRSEYRKRGFQEVVTPNIYNSRLWVTSGHWQHYSENMFSFEVEKELFALKPMNCPGHCLMFDHRPRSWRELPLRVADFGVLHRNELSGALTGLTRVRRFQQDDAHIFCAIEQIEDEIKGCLDFLRTVYSIFGFSFKLNLSTRPEKFLGDAEVWDQAEKQLENSLNEFGEKWELNPGDGAFYGPKIDIQIKDAIGRYHQCATIQLDFQLPIRFNLTFVSHDGDDKKKPVIIHRAILGSVERMIAILTENYGGKWPFWLSPRQVMVVPVGPTCDEYAQKVQQQFHDAKFMVDIDLDPGCTLNKKIRNAQLAQYNFILVVGEKEKTGGTVNIRTRDNKVHGERTISETVARLQQLQRSRSKQAEEEF